The genomic stretch GCAGCAGAAGCCGCTCCATCTTCTTGAAGCGCTCATGCTCCACCCCACCGCCGGGGGCGATTTCGCAGTGATAGACATAGAGGCGCGGCAGGTAGAACAGCCCGGCCATCCAGGCCATCACCGCCATCAGATGGAAGGATTTCACCCAGAGATAGGCAGGCGCCAGAACGTCCAAGATCAGTGTTCCTTCAGGATGGCGGCGACGAATGCATCGAGGTTATCGCCGGGAAACAGATGGCCGGGAATCCCTGCCGCGGCGGCGGCCTGCATGTCGGTCTCGCGGTCGCCGATCAGGAAGCTGCCTTCACGGCGCAGCGGGAAATGCGCCAGCCAATCCTCGATCATCCCGGCACCCGGCTTGCGGCGTGGGCTGGCGCGGCGATAGCGCTCGGCCTCGGCCTTCTCGTGGAACGGGCAATAGGCGAAGCCATTCAGCAGGGCACCGGCTGCCTTGGCCTCCGCCGCCATCCAGTGATGCAGGCGGCCCACGGCGGCTTCGTCATAATAGCCCCGCGCCACACCCGCCTGGTTGGTGACGATGCAGACCGCGAGGCCCGCCGCATTCAGCCGGCGCAGCGCGGCCATCACGCCGGGCACCCAGCGCACCTCCTCGATGCGATGGGGATAGCCGGTATCCTCGATCAGCACGCCGTCGCGGTCGAGGAACGCGCAGGCGCGCCGGGGGGCATCCATCTCCATGCGTCGCGGATAGCATGAAGCCGTTGCGCTCGCACGCTGGCCTTCTCGCCCCGAGGGGATTAGAGGTGCGCGCATGCAGTCCGCCGCACCCACGACCGATCCGGCCCGCCGCGCCGAAATCGCCCGCAAGACCGCCGAGACGGAGATCCACGCCCGGCTGAACCTCGACGGCACGGGCCAGGCCGAGATCACGACCGGCATCGGCTTTCTCGACCACATGCTGCACGCGCTCACGCGGCACGGCCTGCTGGACCTGGCGCTGACCGCCAAGGGCGACCTGCATATCGATTTCCACCACACGGCCGAGGATTGCGGCATCGTGCTCGGCCAGGCCATCCGCGCCGCGCTGGGCGAGAAGCGCGGCATCACGCGCTTCGGCCATTGCCTCATGCCCATGGATGAAGCCCTGGCCGAATGCGCCATGGATATCTCGGGCCGCCCCTTCCTCGCCTGGAATGTCACCTTCACCCGCGACAAGGTGGGTGAAATGGATACCGAGCTGTTTGAGGAATTCTTCCGCGCCCTGGTGATGAATGCCGGCCTGACCTGCCACATCACCCAGAAGGCCGGCACCAACGCGCATCACATCGCCGAGGCCTGCTTCAAATCCTTCGCCCGTGCGCTGCGCATGGCGGTGGAGCCTGATCCGCGCCAGCGCGGCGCCATCCCCTCCACCAAGGGCGTGCTGGAGGCCTGATGCGGAGCTGGACCGTCCATCTCCCGCCCGGCACCGCGCGCGGCTCGGTCCCCGCGGCCGGCCAGATCCAGGCACCGATCCTGATTCCGGAGGGGTTTTCGCTCTGGGCGGTGATTTTTGGCCCCTTCTGGCTGTTCTGGCATCGCGCCTGGCTGGCGGGCCTGGTGGTGCTGCTCGGCCTGGTTGCTCTGAACCTTCTGCCCGGCCCCTATGGCACCGCGCTGGCACTCGCCGCCCA from Sediminicoccus sp. KRV36 encodes the following:
- a CDS encoding HAD family hydrolase, with amino-acid sequence MEMDAPRRACAFLDRDGVLIEDTGYPHRIEEVRWVPGVMAALRRLNAAGLAVCIVTNQAGVARGYYDEAAVGRLHHWMAAEAKAAGALLNGFAYCPFHEKAEAERYRRASPRRKPGAGMIEDWLAHFPLRREGSFLIGDRETDMQAAAAAGIPGHLFPGDNLDAFVAAILKEH
- the hisB gene encoding imidazoleglycerol-phosphate dehydratase HisB, coding for MQSAAPTTDPARRAEIARKTAETEIHARLNLDGTGQAEITTGIGFLDHMLHALTRHGLLDLALTAKGDLHIDFHHTAEDCGIVLGQAIRAALGEKRGITRFGHCLMPMDEALAECAMDISGRPFLAWNVTFTRDKVGEMDTELFEEFFRALVMNAGLTCHITQKAGTNAHHIAEACFKSFARALRMAVEPDPRQRGAIPSTKGVLEA
- a CDS encoding DUF2628 domain-containing protein; translated protein: MRSWTVHLPPGTARGSVPAAGQIQAPILIPEGFSLWAVIFGPFWLFWHRAWLAGLVVLLGLVALNLLPGPYGTALALAAHLLLGFQAQDLRRWTLARGGWTLAHLVQGRDAEGALARLLQAEPRLLPLYAGEVAR